The following coding sequences lie in one Microvirga sp. 17 mud 1-3 genomic window:
- a CDS encoding TRAP transporter large permease subunit: MAELIAQNLAPIMFAALVVFLLLGYPVAFSLAANGLLFFFLAVELAPLAPDTITLSWPLLQALPDRVYGTMSNEVLLAVPFFTFMGLILERSGMAEDLLDTIGQLFGTVRGGLAYAVIFVGALLAATTGVVAASVISMGLISLPIMLRYGYDRRLASGVIAASGTLAQIIPPSLVLIVMADQLGRSVGDMYEGAFLPGLILSGLYAGYVLLTSIVNPKAAPGLPPEAIGYREPNGARGVWQLGVLVVFSGLVGYYVLSQTNTKAGADFVILTICVATVVALICALMNRMLGAKRVVISALLTAALVALYFVLLKDHESWALALEMVIAGAVYALVVGIVERASGFRLMSRMAEQVTFVMVPPLLLIFLVLGTIFIGLATPTEGGAMGALGSVILAAVKRRLDNNPNRFNFTLVRQATEATAKLSAFVLFILIGARVFSLTFYGVNGHIWVEHLLTSLPGGHVGFLIFVNVLVFLLAFFLDFFELAFIIIPLLGPAAEKLGIDLIWFGVILGVNMQTSFMHPPFGFSLFFLRSVAPKVPYIDRVTGKRMEPITTGQIYWGAIPFVVIQLIMVAIVVLFPQIVMHYKGAAAKVDPAAVQKKLDELLVPGIGPGGGDLPGLNFDEPPKIQ; the protein is encoded by the coding sequence ATGGCTGAGTTGATTGCCCAGAACCTCGCGCCGATCATGTTCGCGGCGCTCGTCGTCTTCCTGCTGCTCGGGTATCCGGTCGCCTTCTCGCTCGCGGCGAACGGCCTCCTGTTCTTCTTCCTGGCGGTCGAGCTGGCGCCGCTCGCGCCCGACACCATCACGCTCTCCTGGCCCCTCCTCCAGGCCCTTCCCGACCGTGTCTACGGCACCATGTCGAACGAGGTGCTGCTAGCGGTGCCGTTCTTCACCTTCATGGGGCTGATCCTCGAACGGTCCGGCATGGCCGAGGACCTGCTCGACACCATCGGGCAGCTCTTCGGCACCGTCCGCGGCGGCCTGGCCTATGCGGTGATCTTCGTGGGTGCCCTGCTCGCCGCCACCACGGGCGTCGTGGCCGCTTCCGTCATTTCGATGGGCCTGATCTCGCTCCCGATCATGCTGCGCTACGGCTACGACCGGCGCCTCGCCTCCGGCGTCATCGCGGCCTCCGGCACGCTGGCGCAGATCATCCCGCCGTCGCTTGTCCTCATCGTCATGGCCGACCAGCTCGGCCGTTCGGTCGGCGATATGTACGAGGGCGCGTTCCTGCCGGGGCTGATCCTGTCGGGCCTCTATGCGGGCTATGTGCTCCTGACATCCATCGTCAATCCGAAGGCCGCACCGGGCCTGCCGCCGGAAGCCATCGGCTACCGGGAGCCGAACGGCGCCCGCGGCGTCTGGCAGCTCGGCGTGCTGGTCGTCTTCTCGGGCCTCGTCGGCTACTACGTCCTCTCGCAGACGAATACGAAGGCGGGCGCCGATTTCGTCATCCTCACCATCTGCGTCGCGACCGTCGTGGCGCTCATCTGCGCCCTGATGAACCGGATGCTCGGGGCCAAGCGCGTCGTCATCTCGGCATTACTCACGGCCGCCCTGGTCGCCCTCTATTTCGTCCTGCTCAAGGACCACGAATCCTGGGCGCTCGCGCTCGAGATGGTCATCGCCGGTGCGGTCTATGCGCTCGTGGTCGGCATCGTCGAACGCGCAAGCGGCTTCAGGCTCATGTCGCGCATGGCCGAGCAGGTCACCTTCGTGATGGTGCCGCCCCTCCTCCTGATCTTCCTCGTGCTCGGCACCATCTTCATCGGCCTCGCGACGCCGACCGAAGGCGGCGCCATGGGCGCCCTCGGCTCGGTCATCCTGGCGGCCGTCAAGCGCCGGCTCGACAACAACCCGAACCGCTTCAACTTCACCCTCGTGCGCCAGGCCACGGAGGCGACCGCGAAGCTCTCAGCCTTTGTGCTGTTCATCCTGATTGGCGCCCGCGTGTTCTCACTCACCTTCTACGGCGTGAACGGCCACATCTGGGTCGAGCACCTGCTGACCTCCCTGCCGGGCGGCCACGTCGGCTTCCTGATCTTCGTGAACGTGCTCGTCTTCCTCCTGGCGTTCTTCCTCGACTTCTTCGAGCTCGCCTTCATCATCATCCCGCTGCTGGGCCCGGCGGCCGAGAAGCTCGGGATCGACCTGATCTGGTTCGGCGTCATCCTGGGCGTGAACATGCAGACCTCGTTCATGCACCCGCCCTTCGGCTTCTCACTGTTCTTCCTGCGCTCGGTCGCGCCCAAGGTGCCCTATATCGACCGGGTCACGGGCAAGCGCATGGAGCCCATCACGACGGGCCAGATCTATTGGGGCGCCATTCCGTTCGTGGTGATCCAGCTCATCATGGTGGCCATCGTGGTGCTCTTCCCGCAGATCGTGATGCACTACAAAGGCGCGGCCGCAAAGGTCGACCCGGCGGCGGTGCAGAAGAAGCTCGATGAGCTCCTGGTCCCGGGCATCGGCCCAGGCGGCGGCGACCTCCCAGGCCTGAACTTCGACGAGCCGCCGAAGATTCAGTGA
- a CDS encoding TRAP transporter small permease subunit — translation MTAFLKLSRAIDSLNERLGKTVAWAIVVAILVSAINAIIRRVFGVSSNAWLELQWYLFGAVFMLCSPWTLKVNEHIRIDIVSNMLSKRTRNWIDLLGHVFFLFPFVAIMLWLCVPYFQKSYLSGEVSSNAGGLLIWPAKGLILLGFFFLGLQWLSELIKRIAIMRGDLDDETTNHSAEAEAERLLTELGDPNTATGGEPPGDGIR, via the coding sequence ATGACAGCATTCCTGAAGCTGTCCCGAGCAATCGACTCATTGAACGAGCGCTTGGGGAAGACCGTGGCCTGGGCCATCGTGGTGGCGATCCTGGTTTCGGCGATCAACGCGATCATCCGGCGGGTCTTCGGGGTCTCGTCGAATGCCTGGCTCGAACTGCAATGGTACCTGTTCGGCGCCGTGTTCATGCTCTGCTCCCCCTGGACCCTGAAGGTCAACGAGCACATCCGCATCGACATCGTCTCGAACATGCTCTCGAAGCGCACACGCAACTGGATCGACCTGCTCGGGCACGTCTTCTTCCTGTTCCCCTTCGTGGCGATCATGCTCTGGCTGTGCGTGCCGTATTTCCAGAAATCCTACCTTTCGGGCGAGGTCTCGTCGAATGCTGGCGGCCTGCTGATCTGGCCTGCCAAGGGCCTCATCCTTCTAGGCTTCTTCTTCCTGGGCCTGCAATGGCTGAGCGAACTCATCAAGCGCATCGCCATCATGCGCGGCGATCTGGACGATGAAACGACGAACCACAGCGCCGAGGCCGAGGCCGAACGGCTCCTGACGGAACTGGGCGATCCGAACACTGCGACAGGTGGCGAGCCTCCCGGCGACGGCATCCGCTGA
- a CDS encoding NnrU family protein, with protein MTLLVLGLIVFLGTHAFSMARKARASLVGRIGEGAYKGLYSLVSAVGIVLIAIGFGRYRAEGYIPVWDPPVWTRHLALLLVWFAFVALAAAYLPGRIKRALKHPMLAAVKVWALAHLLANGDLGSILLFGSFLVWAVLARISAKRRDVAAGHGAPRGSAHETRNDILAVVVGTAVYLAFVFWLHPLLIGVPVLPGRA; from the coding sequence GTGACGCTGCTGGTTCTGGGTCTGATCGTGTTCCTGGGCACCCATGCGTTCAGCATGGCCCGCAAGGCGCGGGCGAGCCTCGTCGGAAGGATCGGGGAGGGGGCCTATAAGGGGCTCTATTCCCTGGTATCGGCCGTCGGGATCGTGCTGATCGCCATCGGCTTCGGCCGGTATCGGGCCGAGGGCTACATCCCCGTATGGGATCCCCCGGTCTGGACCCGACACTTGGCGCTGCTTCTCGTATGGTTCGCCTTCGTGGCCCTTGCGGCCGCTTATCTCCCGGGCCGGATCAAGCGGGCGCTCAAGCATCCGATGCTGGCGGCCGTGAAGGTCTGGGCCCTCGCCCACCTTCTCGCGAATGGCGACCTCGGCTCGATCCTCCTGTTCGGCTCTTTCCTGGTTTGGGCAGTGCTGGCCCGGATCAGCGCCAAGCGCCGGGATGTCGCTGCCGGGCATGGCGCTCCAAGGGGCAGCGCCCACGAGACCCGCAACGATATTCTCGCTGTCGTCGTCGGCACGGCTGTCTATCTCGCTTTCGTGTTCTGGCTGCACCCGCTTCTCATCGGCGTTCCGGTCCTGCCCGGCCGGGCCTGA
- a CDS encoding tetratricopeptide repeat protein, producing MVSNDEFIREVDEEYRRDQMAQIWQRYNGLIIGAAILVVAGVGGWRYWEHSQETRAQAAAVRYEDALKLSRDDKGKDAEAALESLAKESDGGYGLLARFRLAAEMGRQNPENGASAYDALAKDGSLSTLWQDLARLRAAWLRLDSADPAKIRPDLERIAVPENPWRHSARELLGLSGLKAGDMDYAGKWFDQIAADRETPSALKQRLAVYTALVAGGPVPVTQ from the coding sequence ATGGTTTCGAACGATGAGTTCATCCGCGAGGTCGACGAGGAATATCGCCGCGACCAGATGGCCCAGATCTGGCAGCGCTACAACGGCCTGATCATCGGGGCCGCGATCCTCGTCGTGGCCGGAGTCGGCGGCTGGCGCTACTGGGAGCATTCGCAGGAAACCCGCGCCCAGGCCGCAGCCGTCCGTTACGAGGACGCCTTGAAGCTGTCCCGCGACGACAAGGGCAAGGACGCCGAGGCGGCTCTCGAGAGCCTCGCGAAGGAGAGCGATGGTGGCTACGGCCTCCTCGCCCGCTTCCGCCTGGCCGCCGAGATGGGGCGCCAGAACCCCGAGAACGGCGCCTCCGCCTATGACGCCCTCGCCAAGGACGGAAGCCTGAGCACTCTCTGGCAGGATCTGGCCCGCCTGCGCGCCGCATGGCTGCGGCTCGACAGCGCGGATCCGGCCAAGATCCGCCCGGACCTTGAGCGGATCGCCGTGCCGGAGAACCCCTGGCGGCATTCCGCCCGTGAGCTTCTCGGCCTGTCCGGCCTGAAGGCCGGCGACATGGATTATGCCGGCAAGTGGTTCGACCAGATTGCGGCCGACCGCGAGACCCCGTCGGCCCTCAAGCAGCGGCTTGCGGTGTATACTGCCCTTGTGGCGGGTGGTCCCGTTCCGGTGACCCAGTAA
- the der gene encoding ribosome biogenesis GTPase Der: MTPTVAIVGRPNVGKSTLFNRLVGKKLALVDDRPGVTRDRREGEARLGDLEFRIVDTAGLEESTEESLLGRMRAQTEAAIGDADVILFVIDARVGILPADRPFAELVRRSGKPVILIANKAEGGAGLAGAYEAFSLGLGEPVPLSAEHGEGMADLFEALMPYFPDPRDLEDEEEEDPGKPLQVAIVGRPNAGKSTLINRMVGEDRLLTGPEAGITRDSISLDWTWRGRAFKLFDTAGLRKRARVEDKLEKLSVADALRAVRFAEVVVVLLDATIPFEKQDLSIVDLVEQEGRALVIGLNKWDLVADQPGLLKELKEKASRLLPQVKGAPVVPLSGLAGSGIDSLMKAIMQVHETWNRRISTARLNQWLSEALEANPPPAVSGRRIKIRYMTQVKARPPHFAIFGNQLDALPKSYTRYLVNNIREAFDLPGVPIRVSLRMGKNPFDKERK; the protein is encoded by the coding sequence ATGACGCCCACCGTCGCCATTGTCGGGCGGCCGAATGTCGGCAAGTCGACTCTGTTCAACCGGCTCGTCGGCAAGAAGCTGGCCCTGGTCGACGACCGGCCGGGGGTAACCCGCGACCGGCGCGAGGGCGAGGCGCGCCTCGGCGATCTGGAGTTCCGCATCGTCGATACGGCCGGGCTCGAGGAATCGACCGAAGAATCGCTCCTCGGGCGCATGCGCGCACAGACGGAAGCTGCCATCGGGGATGCGGACGTCATCCTGTTCGTCATCGACGCGCGAGTCGGAATCCTTCCGGCCGACCGGCCCTTCGCTGAGCTCGTGCGTCGGTCCGGCAAGCCCGTGATCCTCATTGCCAACAAGGCGGAGGGCGGTGCGGGCCTTGCGGGTGCCTACGAGGCTTTCTCCCTGGGGCTCGGGGAGCCGGTGCCGCTCTCGGCCGAGCATGGGGAGGGCATGGCGGACCTCTTCGAGGCCCTGATGCCGTATTTTCCCGATCCTCGGGATCTGGAAGACGAGGAGGAAGAGGATCCGGGCAAGCCGCTGCAGGTCGCCATCGTCGGGCGCCCGAATGCGGGTAAGTCGACCCTCATCAACCGGATGGTGGGTGAAGATCGCCTCCTCACCGGCCCGGAGGCCGGCATCACGCGGGATTCGATCTCCCTCGACTGGACCTGGCGCGGACGCGCCTTCAAGCTGTTCGACACGGCGGGTCTGCGCAAGCGCGCCCGGGTCGAGGACAAGCTGGAGAAGCTCTCGGTCGCCGATGCGCTGCGCGCCGTGCGCTTTGCCGAGGTGGTGGTGGTCCTCCTCGATGCCACGATCCCGTTCGAGAAGCAGGACCTGTCCATTGTCGACCTAGTGGAGCAGGAGGGCCGTGCCCTCGTGATCGGCCTCAACAAGTGGGACCTGGTGGCCGACCAGCCGGGACTTCTGAAGGAGCTGAAGGAGAAGGCCTCACGCCTCCTGCCCCAGGTGAAGGGAGCGCCCGTGGTGCCGCTTTCAGGACTCGCTGGCAGCGGCATCGACTCTCTGATGAAGGCGATCATGCAGGTTCATGAAACCTGGAACCGCCGCATCTCCACTGCGCGGCTCAATCAATGGCTGTCCGAGGCCCTGGAGGCCAACCCGCCCCCGGCGGTGTCCGGCCGCCGGATCAAAATCCGCTACATGACGCAGGTAAAGGCCAGGCCCCCGCATTTCGCCATCTTCGGCAACCAGCTCGATGCCCTGCCGAAAAGCTACACCCGGTATCTCGTGAACAATATCCGCGAGGCCTTCGACCTCCCGGGCGTTCCGATCCGCGTTTCCCTGCGCATGGGCAAGAACCCGTTCGACAAGGAACGGAAATAA